The following are from one region of the Amia ocellicauda isolate fAmiCal2 chromosome 1, fAmiCal2.hap1, whole genome shotgun sequence genome:
- the hlx1 gene encoding H2.0-like homeobox protein isoform X1, translating to MYTTGLNPFYASNFSLWSAYCSTGFALDSVKKPSFCIADILHVGDADSLPGSSALVSRLGAHAQVHSSGSPLRPSPLPPDPSVFGSRVGPGSPYHRHHGLHAAASGSRGPLSCSAQAPATASKDLKFGIDRILSTEFDPKGKECTTLRDLTSIVSSNRQSGIHVSMQPSTSQYFGSIEPGISDPPSIMNPIGSGARQSVQHQFQDTFPGPYAVLTKDTMPQTYKRKRSWSRAVFSNLQRKGLEKRFEIQKYVTKPDRKQLAAMLGLTDAQVKVWFQNRRMKWRHSKEAQAQKDKEKEQPEKAPDAEQKQRDSECESEGSDSELEDDPDQSDIEITEHNKASVIKSGLAPLSAEEASSSITPAETTASPSSQILV from the exons ATGTACACCACAGGACTAAACCCCTTTTACGCGTCTAATTTTAGCTTGTGGTCCGCGTATTGCTCCACTGGCTTTGCCTTGGATTCTGTGAAAAAACCGTCGTTTTGCATCGCTGACATCTTACACGTAGGAGACGCCGACAGCCTCCCCGGCTCCTCCGCGCTGGTGTCCCGCCTGGGGGCCCACGCTCAGGTCCACTCCTCGGGGTCACCCCTGCGCCCATCTCCCTTGCCTCCAGATCCGTCTGTTTTCGGCTCCAGGGTGGGTCCCGGCTCGCCCTATCACCGCCACCACGGACTACACGCAGCCGCCTCTGGGTCCCGGGGGCCGCTGAGCTGCTCTGCCCAGGCGCCCGCCACCGCCAGCAAGGATCTCAAGTTTGGGATTGATCGCATATTGTCCACAGAGTTTGACCCGAAAGGAAAAGAGTGCACGACATTAAGAG ATTTGACATCCATTGTTAGCTCGAATCGTCAGTCAGGGATCCACGTCTCCATGCAGCCCTCAACGAGCCAGTACTTCGGGTCCATAGAGCCGGGGATCAGCGACCCTCCCTCCATCATGAACCCTATAGGCAGTGGAGCCAGACAGTCAGTTCAGCATCAGTTTCAGGACACCTTCCCAG GTCCATATGCGGTTCTGACGAAAGACACAATGCCCCAGACCTACAAAAGGAAAAGGTCCTGGTCAAGGGCGGTCTTTTCCAATCTCCAAAGGAAAGGACTAGAGAAAAGATTTGAGATTCAGAAGTACGTCACCAAACCGGACCGAAAACAGCTGGCAGCGATGCTCGGCCTGACCGATGCTCAG GTCAAAGTGTGGTTCCAGAACAGGAGAATGAAGTGGAGGCACTCGAAGGAGGCCCAGGCCCAGAAAGACAAGGAGAAGGAGCAGCCGGAGAAAGCGCCGGACGCGGAACAGAAGCAGCGCGACTCCGAGTGCGAGTCTGAGGGAAGTGACTCCGAATTGGAGGACGATCCGGATCAGAGTGACATTGAAATCACAGAGCACAATAAAGCAAGCGTCATCAAATCCGGGCTGGCTCCTTTGAGCGCCGAGGAAGCATCTTCCAGCATCACCCCAGCAGAAACGACAGCGTCACCTTCATCACAAATATTGGTATAA
- the hlx1 gene encoding H2.0-like homeobox protein isoform X2 has product MYTTGLNPFYASNFSLWSAYCSTGFALDSVKKPSFCIADILHVGDADSLPGSSALVSRLGAHAQVHSSGSPLRPSPLPPDPSVFGSRVGPGSPYHRHHGLHAAASGSRGPLSCSAQAPATASKDLKFGIDRILSTEFDPKGKECTTLRGPYAVLTKDTMPQTYKRKRSWSRAVFSNLQRKGLEKRFEIQKYVTKPDRKQLAAMLGLTDAQVKVWFQNRRMKWRHSKEAQAQKDKEKEQPEKAPDAEQKQRDSECESEGSDSELEDDPDQSDIEITEHNKASVIKSGLAPLSAEEASSSITPAETTASPSSQILV; this is encoded by the exons ATGTACACCACAGGACTAAACCCCTTTTACGCGTCTAATTTTAGCTTGTGGTCCGCGTATTGCTCCACTGGCTTTGCCTTGGATTCTGTGAAAAAACCGTCGTTTTGCATCGCTGACATCTTACACGTAGGAGACGCCGACAGCCTCCCCGGCTCCTCCGCGCTGGTGTCCCGCCTGGGGGCCCACGCTCAGGTCCACTCCTCGGGGTCACCCCTGCGCCCATCTCCCTTGCCTCCAGATCCGTCTGTTTTCGGCTCCAGGGTGGGTCCCGGCTCGCCCTATCACCGCCACCACGGACTACACGCAGCCGCCTCTGGGTCCCGGGGGCCGCTGAGCTGCTCTGCCCAGGCGCCCGCCACCGCCAGCAAGGATCTCAAGTTTGGGATTGATCGCATATTGTCCACAGAGTTTGACCCGAAAGGAAAAGAGTGCACGACATTAAGAG GTCCATATGCGGTTCTGACGAAAGACACAATGCCCCAGACCTACAAAAGGAAAAGGTCCTGGTCAAGGGCGGTCTTTTCCAATCTCCAAAGGAAAGGACTAGAGAAAAGATTTGAGATTCAGAAGTACGTCACCAAACCGGACCGAAAACAGCTGGCAGCGATGCTCGGCCTGACCGATGCTCAG GTCAAAGTGTGGTTCCAGAACAGGAGAATGAAGTGGAGGCACTCGAAGGAGGCCCAGGCCCAGAAAGACAAGGAGAAGGAGCAGCCGGAGAAAGCGCCGGACGCGGAACAGAAGCAGCGCGACTCCGAGTGCGAGTCTGAGGGAAGTGACTCCGAATTGGAGGACGATCCGGATCAGAGTGACATTGAAATCACAGAGCACAATAAAGCAAGCGTCATCAAATCCGGGCTGGCTCCTTTGAGCGCCGAGGAAGCATCTTCCAGCATCACCCCAGCAGAAACGACAGCGTCACCTTCATCACAAATATTGGTATAA
- the marc1 gene encoding mitochondrial amidoxime-reducing component 1, with product MNRISDLIDLCAQNKKALLYAAAVGLGTLGLGLLLKSLHKKSPRKVSQVGVVSELIIYAVKSCKGLHVQKAECLEMGLKYGELKDRHWLVITEDGHQVTGRQEPRLVLMSVTSSDESLCLKAPDMEELNIPLKLSNKNPIVNCRVWSKDIQGRDCGDEASLWITQYLAGERTYRLVQFESDMKPRRHHEHGSKVVYPDDSPIMLLSEASLEDLNTRLERKATVGNFRPSIVVSGCEAFAEDSWDEIQIGSMRLYRVMACSRCIFTTVDPETGVIDRKEPLETLKSYRLCDPSEKHIYKTAPLFGQYYRVDKTGILQVGDPVYKITY from the exons ATGAACCGCATATCAGATCTAATTGATTTATGTGCTCAAAACAAAAAGGCTTTGCTTTACGCTGCAGCAGTGGGGTTGGGCACGTTAGGACTCGGCTTGTTGTTGAAATCACTGCACAAGAAAAGTCCCAGAAAAGTTTCCCAAGTGGGAGTCGTGTCGGAGCTGATTATCTATGCTGTCAAATCCTGCAAAGGACTCCATGTGCAGAAAGCCGAATGCCTGGAAATGGGCCTCAAATATGGGGAGCTTAAGGACAG ACACTGGCTGGTGATCACAGAAGATGGTCACCAAGTAACCGGTAGGCAGGAGCCTCGACTGGTGTTGATGTCAGTAACCTCTAGCGATGAAAGCCTGTGTCTGAAGGCCCCAGACATGGAGGAGCTGAATATCCCCCTTAAGCTCTCCAACAAGAATCCAATAGTAAACTGCAG GGTTTGGAGTAAAGATATTCAGGGCAGAGATTGTGGAGATGAGGCCTCTCTCTGGATTACACAGTACCTGGCTGGAGAGAGAACCTACCGACTGGTGCAGTTCGAGTCTGATATGAAACCTCGAAGACACCATGAGCATGGTAGCAAG GTTGTGTATCCTGATGATAGCCCTATAATGTTGCTGTCGGAGGCCTCTCTAGAGGACCTCAACACAAGGCTGGAGCGGAAAGCCACAGTCGGAAACTTCAGGCCGAGTATTGTCGTCTCTGGCTGTGAAGCATTTGCAGAG GACTCCTGGGATGAGATACAAATTGGCAGTATGAGGCTCTACCGTGTGATGGCCTGTAGCAG GTGTATTTTCACAACTGTAGACCCTGAAACTGGTGTGATTGACAGGAAGGAACCATTGGAAACACTTAAGAG CTACCGGCTGTGTGACCCATCTGAGaagcacatttataaaacagctCCACTGTTTGGACAGTACTACCGTGTTGACAAAACTGGAATCCTTCAAGTTGGAGATCCTGTGTACAAGATAACTTACTGA
- the slc35f6 gene encoding solute carrier family 35 member F6 translates to MAWTTYQLCLAVMMVITGSINTLSAKWADMFSAKGCHESPDHKFSHPFVQAVGMFLGELSCLAVFHILLCHDRRSPEPKINPGQAFKPILFFPPAMCDMTATSIMYVALNMTSASSFQMLRGAVIVFTGLLSVAFLGRKLVASQWTGIFITIAGLVVVGLADFVSGEKDEKHKLSEVITGDLLIIIAQIIVSVQMVLEEKFVYKHDVHPLRAVGTEGFFGFVILSLLLIPMYFIPVGNFGSSPRQVLEDALDAFCQIGHQPLIILALLGNIISIAFFNFAGISVTKEISATTRMVLDSLRTVVIWAVSLALSWEKFQGLQILGFIILLVGAALYNGLHKPLFARLPCCARFQDGNADEEGLLSGSTSSVNEDH, encoded by the exons ATGGCTTGGACGACGTACCAACTCTGCCTGGCTGTAATGATGGTCATCACAGGCTCAATCAACACATTATCTGCCAA ATGGGCGGATATGTTCTCAGCAAAAGGTTGCCATGAATCTCCGGACCACAAGTTCTCCCATCCCTTCGTGCAG GCCGTTGGCATGTTCCTGGGAGAGCTCAGCTGCCTCGCGGTGTTCCACATCCTTCTGTGTCATGATCGGCGCAGCCCAGAACCCAAGATCAATCCCGGCCAGGCCTTCAAACCTATTCTCTTTTTCCCACCAGCCATGTGTGATATGACCGCCACCTCCATCATGTATGTTG ctCTCAATATGACCAGCGCCTCTAGCTTCCAGATGCTGCGAGGGGCCGTGATTGTCTTCACTGGGCTGCTGTCTGTAGCTTTCCTGGGTCGCAAGCTGGTGGCCAGTCAGTGGACTGGTATCTTCATCACCATTGCAGGGCTGGTTGTGGTGGGTCTTGCTGACTTTGTCAGTGGAGAAAAGGATGAAAAACACAAGCTCAGTGAAGTCATCACCG GTGACCTCCTCATTATCATCGCCCAGATTATAGTTTCTGTCCAGatggtcctggaggagaagtTTGTTTACAAGCATGATGTCCACCCTCTGCGGGCGGTGGGTACAGAAG GTTTCTTTGGCTTTGTCATCCTTTCCCTCCTGCTGATTCCCATGTACTTCATCCCTGTGGGTAACTTCGGCAGCAGCCCCAGGCAGGTCCTGGAAGATGCTCTGGATGCCTTCTGTCAGATTGGCCACCAGCCCCTGATCATACTGGCTCTACTGGGAAACATCATCAGCATCGCCTTCTTCAACTTCGCGGGGATCAGTGTCACCAAGGAGATCAGCGCCACCACACGCATGGTCCTGGACAGCCTGCGCACCGTAGTTATCTGGGCTGTGAGCCTGGCTCTCAGCTGGGAGAAGTTCCAGGGGCTGCAGATACTGGGATTCATCATCCTGCTGGTGGGCGCTGCACTCTACAATGGACTGCACAAGCCTCTGTTCGCCCGGCTGCCCTGCTGTGCTCGCTTTCAGGACGGAAACGCCGATGAGGAGGGGCTGCTGTCTGGAAGCACATCATCTGTTAATGAGGACCACtga